A single window of Rhodococcus jostii RHA1 DNA harbors:
- a CDS encoding Rieske 2Fe-2S domain-containing protein, with product MAQIREIDVGTVQTRFARGWHCLGLTKTFKDGKPHSIEAFGTKLVVFADSKGELKVLDAYCRHMGGDLSQGTVKGDSVACPFHDWRWGGNGKCTSIPYARRVPPIARTRAWLTLEQNGQLFVWNDPEGNPPPENVTIPRIEGAYSDEWTDWTWNSMLIEGSNCREIIDNVVDMAHFFYIHYAFPTYFKNVFEGHIATQYLNTKGRPDVGMATQYGMESLLRSEAAYYGPSYMINPLWNSYGGYEVESVLINCHYPVTNNSFMLQYGVTVKKPTGIDDETADKLAAKFTEGIAEGFLQDVEIWKNKTKIDNPLLCDEDGPVYQLRRWYDQFYVDVADVTDKMTQRFEFEVDTTKANEAWQHEVEENLARQKAEREAAERSENTTAERSENTTAERSENREAQV from the coding sequence ATGGCGCAGATTCGCGAGATCGATGTGGGCACGGTCCAGACCCGCTTCGCGCGTGGTTGGCACTGCCTCGGTTTGACCAAGACGTTCAAGGACGGCAAACCGCATTCGATCGAGGCATTCGGCACCAAACTCGTCGTCTTCGCCGACAGCAAGGGCGAACTGAAGGTTCTGGACGCGTATTGCCGGCACATGGGCGGCGACCTGTCGCAGGGCACCGTGAAGGGCGATTCCGTGGCCTGCCCGTTCCACGACTGGCGCTGGGGCGGCAACGGCAAGTGCACCAGCATTCCCTACGCCCGCCGGGTTCCCCCGATCGCCCGCACTCGGGCATGGCTCACCCTCGAGCAGAACGGTCAGCTGTTCGTCTGGAACGACCCGGAGGGCAATCCCCCGCCCGAGAACGTGACCATCCCCCGCATCGAGGGCGCCTACAGCGACGAGTGGACCGACTGGACCTGGAACTCCATGCTGATCGAAGGGTCCAACTGCCGCGAGATCATCGACAACGTGGTCGACATGGCGCACTTCTTCTACATCCATTACGCGTTCCCGACGTACTTCAAGAACGTCTTCGAAGGCCACATCGCGACGCAGTACCTCAACACGAAGGGTCGCCCGGACGTCGGGATGGCGACGCAGTACGGCATGGAATCGCTGCTGCGCTCCGAGGCCGCGTACTACGGGCCGTCCTACATGATCAATCCGCTGTGGAACAGCTACGGCGGGTACGAGGTCGAGAGCGTCCTCATCAACTGCCACTATCCGGTGACGAACAATTCGTTCATGCTCCAGTACGGCGTGACCGTCAAGAAGCCGACCGGCATCGACGACGAAACAGCCGACAAGCTGGCCGCGAAGTTCACCGAGGGCATCGCTGAGGGCTTCCTGCAGGACGTCGAGATCTGGAAGAACAAGACCAAGATCGACAACCCCCTGCTCTGCGACGAAGACGGTCCGGTCTATCAGCTGCGACGCTGGTACGACCAGTTCTACGTCGACGTCGCCGACGTCACCGACAAGATGACGCAGCGTTTCGAGTTCGAGGTCGACACCACCAAGGCCAACGAGGCCTGGCAGCACGAGGTGGAGGAGAACCTGGCCCGTCAGAAGGCCGAACGCGAGGCCGCGGAGCGGTCCGAGAACACGACTGCGGAGCGGTCCGAGAACACGACTGCGGAGCGGTCCGAGAACCGGGAAGCGCAGGTCTGA
- a CDS encoding NlpC/P60 family protein has translation MSQRRHLRPVRRAAVAGALAFCATALVALPANAAPVAGSSDSGSTGGSSMGSSVLPTPIPTPTGLAALAAATTQTGKPYLWGGTGPDAWDCSGLVQWAFRQAGVNLPRTTWEQAEVGAPIPLWALAPGDIVVLNPDASHIGIYAGFGQVFNAYGRGVPVGLAPLSQFHIYSIRRF, from the coding sequence GTGTCCCAGCGCAGACATCTCCGTCCCGTGCGGCGCGCTGCCGTTGCCGGTGCTCTCGCGTTCTGTGCGACCGCCCTCGTCGCTCTCCCCGCGAACGCCGCACCCGTGGCGGGCAGTTCCGACAGCGGCAGCACCGGCGGCAGCTCGATGGGTTCGTCCGTTCTCCCGACGCCCATTCCCACCCCGACCGGGCTGGCTGCGCTCGCGGCCGCGACGACCCAGACGGGCAAGCCCTATCTGTGGGGTGGGACGGGTCCGGACGCGTGGGACTGCTCGGGGCTGGTGCAGTGGGCATTCCGGCAGGCGGGGGTGAATCTGCCACGCACCACGTGGGAGCAGGCCGAGGTCGGCGCACCCATTCCACTGTGGGCGCTGGCTCCCGGCGACATCGTGGTGCTCAACCCTGACGCGTCGCACATCGGTATCTACGCGGGCTTCGGCCAGGTCTTCAATGCGTACGGACGCGGCGTCCCCGTAGGTCTGGCGCCGCTGTCGCAGTTCCACATCTACAGCATCCGCCGGTTCTGA
- a CDS encoding 2-keto-4-pentenoate hydratase, with protein MLSTQLRTELANQLDAAERGRAPIGPLTADHPDIDVVDAYEIQLINIRRRLQDGAKVVGHKVGLSSLAMQQMMGVDEPDYGHLLADMEVFEDQPVDTARFCFPRVEVEVAFVLGADLPGAGCTEQDVLDATVAFAPSIELIDSRITDWKITLPDTIADNASSAGFVLGKNRVRPEDIDIKSIDAVLTSNGETKAEGRSDAVLGNPVTAVAWLAQKVESFGVRLKAGDIVLPGSCTRAIDAHPGDHFRAEFSGLGSVSLQFK; from the coding sequence ATGCTCTCGACCCAACTACGCACCGAGTTGGCGAATCAGCTCGACGCCGCGGAACGGGGCCGCGCTCCCATCGGCCCCCTGACCGCGGACCATCCCGACATCGACGTCGTCGACGCCTACGAGATCCAGCTGATCAACATCCGCCGCCGGCTGCAGGACGGCGCGAAGGTCGTCGGGCACAAGGTCGGCCTGTCGTCCCTCGCCATGCAGCAGATGATGGGCGTCGACGAACCCGACTACGGCCACCTGCTCGCCGACATGGAGGTCTTCGAGGACCAGCCCGTCGACACGGCGCGGTTCTGCTTCCCGCGCGTCGAGGTCGAGGTCGCATTCGTGCTGGGCGCCGACCTCCCCGGCGCCGGCTGCACCGAGCAGGACGTCCTGGACGCCACCGTGGCGTTCGCACCGTCCATCGAGCTGATCGACAGCCGGATCACCGACTGGAAGATCACGCTGCCCGACACGATCGCCGACAACGCGTCGTCCGCCGGGTTCGTGCTCGGCAAGAACCGGGTGCGGCCCGAGGACATCGACATCAAGTCCATCGACGCGGTTCTGACCAGTAACGGCGAGACCAAGGCCGAGGGACGCAGCGACGCCGTGCTCGGCAACCCGGTGACGGCCGTCGCCTGGCTCGCGCAGAAGGTCGAGAGCTTCGGCGTCCGGTTGAAGGCCGGCGACATCGTGCTGCCCGGATCGTGCACCCGCGCCATCGACGCGCACCCGGGCGACCACTTCCGCGCCGAGTTCAGTGGGCTCGGATCCGTATCCCTGCAGTTCAAGTAG
- a CDS encoding VOC family protein — translation MTGRIVHFEIPFDDGDRARAFYRDAFGWAIAEIPDMDYSMVTTGPVGESGMPDEPGYINGGMMQRGEVTTPVVTVDVESIESALERIESLGGKTVTGRTPVGNMGFAAYFTDSEGNVVGLWETAR, via the coding sequence ATGACAGGCCGAATCGTGCACTTCGAGATCCCCTTCGACGACGGTGACCGCGCACGAGCGTTCTATCGGGACGCATTCGGGTGGGCCATCGCCGAGATCCCCGACATGGACTACAGCATGGTCACCACCGGACCCGTCGGTGAGAGCGGCATGCCCGACGAACCCGGTTACATCAACGGCGGCATGATGCAGCGCGGGGAGGTGACCACTCCCGTGGTCACCGTCGACGTCGAAAGCATCGAATCCGCCCTCGAAAGGATCGAATCCCTCGGTGGCAAAACCGTCACCGGCAGGACCCCCGTCGGGAACATGGGATTCGCCGCCTACTTCACCGACTCCGAGGGCAACGTCGTCGGGCTGTGGGAGACCGCCCGCTGA
- a CDS encoding MaoC/PaaZ C-terminal domain-containing protein, whose protein sequence is MPIDPNIAIGAELPVQEFSWTSSDVQHYHLALGAGSRPLDERELRYLTDGKPQVLPTFATVAANFHATEAPRVSFPGVEIDLAKVVHGSQEVTVHQPIPPEGTARTTTRIAEVWDKGKAAVIVQESTTTDLDGTALWTGRSSIFARGEGGFGGERGPSQSVELPDRPADVEVDTPVLPQQALMYRMCGDRNPLHSDPKFASAAGFPAPILHGLCTYGMVCKAAVDAVLDSDASQVAGFRVRFAGVVFPGETLHTRIWRDEGRLLISATVPERDHAPALADVVLTLAQA, encoded by the coding sequence ATGCCCATTGATCCGAACATCGCCATCGGAGCAGAACTGCCCGTTCAGGAGTTCTCCTGGACCAGTTCCGACGTGCAGCACTACCACCTCGCGCTCGGTGCCGGGTCCCGTCCGCTGGACGAGAGGGAGTTGCGGTACCTGACCGACGGGAAGCCGCAGGTGCTCCCCACGTTCGCCACGGTGGCCGCGAATTTTCACGCGACCGAGGCCCCGCGTGTGTCGTTCCCGGGCGTCGAGATCGACCTCGCCAAGGTGGTCCACGGCAGCCAGGAAGTGACCGTGCACCAGCCGATTCCCCCGGAGGGCACGGCCCGCACCACCACCCGCATAGCCGAGGTGTGGGACAAGGGCAAGGCCGCCGTCATCGTGCAGGAGTCGACGACCACCGACCTCGACGGCACTGCCCTGTGGACCGGGCGGTCGTCCATCTTCGCCCGCGGTGAAGGCGGTTTCGGCGGTGAGCGCGGGCCGTCCCAGTCCGTGGAGTTGCCCGACCGGCCTGCCGACGTCGAGGTCGACACCCCCGTCCTTCCGCAGCAGGCGCTGATGTACCGGATGTGCGGCGACCGCAACCCCCTGCATTCCGACCCGAAGTTCGCTTCCGCCGCAGGGTTTCCCGCCCCGATCCTGCACGGCCTGTGCACCTACGGGATGGTGTGCAAAGCGGCCGTCGACGCAGTACTCGACTCGGACGCATCGCAGGTCGCGGGCTTCCGAGTCCGGTTCGCGGGCGTGGTCTTTCCCGGCGAGACGCTGCACACGCGGATCTGGCGGGACGAGGGCAGGCTCCTCATCTCGGCCACGGTTCCCGAGCGTGATCATGCTCCGGCCCTGGCCGACGTGGTGCTGACCCTGGCCCAGGCGTGA
- a CDS encoding acetaldehyde dehydrogenase (acetylating), translating to MTKASVAIVGSGNISTDLLYKLQRSEWLEPRWMIGIDPESEGLARARKLGLETSAEGVDWLLNQPEKPDLVFEATSAYVHREAAPRYEAAGIRAVDLTPAAVGPAVVPPANLREHLGAPNVNMITCGGQATIPIVYAVSRVVDVPYAEIVASVASVSAGPGTRANIDEFTKTTSRGIETIGGAQRGKAIIILNPADPPMIMRDTIFCAIPEDADRAAITDSIHRVVADIQQYVPGYRLLNEPQFDDPSVVSGGQATVTTFVEVEGAGDFLPPYAGNLDIMTAAATKVGEEIAQKLLSVEA from the coding sequence ATGACCAAGGCAAGTGTGGCGATCGTCGGTTCCGGAAACATCAGCACCGACCTGCTCTACAAGCTGCAGCGATCCGAGTGGCTCGAACCCCGCTGGATGATCGGGATCGACCCCGAGAGCGAAGGCCTGGCACGGGCCCGCAAGTTGGGACTGGAGACGTCGGCCGAGGGCGTCGACTGGTTGCTGAACCAGCCGGAGAAACCCGACCTCGTCTTCGAGGCCACGTCCGCGTACGTGCACCGGGAGGCTGCACCGCGGTACGAGGCCGCCGGGATCCGCGCCGTCGACCTGACACCCGCCGCCGTCGGACCGGCCGTGGTTCCGCCGGCGAACCTGCGCGAACACCTCGGCGCCCCCAACGTCAACATGATCACGTGCGGAGGGCAGGCCACGATCCCGATCGTGTACGCCGTCTCCCGCGTCGTCGACGTGCCGTACGCCGAGATCGTCGCGTCGGTGGCGTCCGTCTCCGCAGGCCCGGGCACCCGCGCCAACATCGACGAGTTCACCAAGACGACCAGTCGCGGCATCGAGACCATCGGCGGAGCGCAGCGCGGCAAGGCCATCATCATCCTCAACCCGGCCGACCCGCCGATGATCATGCGCGACACGATCTTCTGCGCGATCCCCGAGGACGCCGACCGTGCCGCCATCACCGATTCCATCCACCGCGTCGTCGCGGACATCCAGCAGTACGTCCCCGGCTACCGGCTGCTCAACGAACCGCAGTTCGACGACCCGAGCGTCGTGTCGGGCGGGCAGGCGACGGTCACCACGTTCGTCGAGGTCGAGGGCGCGGGCGACTTCCTGCCGCCGTACGCGGGCAACCTCGACATCATGACCGCAGCGGCGACCAAGGTGGGCGAGGAGATCGCCCAGAAGCTCCTGAGCGTGGAGGCATGA
- a CDS encoding DUF58 domain-containing protein, with protein sequence MTEHRLTWRASPAALALTTCAAVALTAGVVGRWWELIVFAAPMLGALGTVMWLPRPATGVRVEVSARMLRCFESESVHFSVDVTACDGAAQLAVAPTPSDGYTVEQVGDGDYVVSADRWGRYEPALTVTARAGGGLLTASLPVPVAELRVFPLAPPMPTPLPHATLPDRIGAHRTRRFGSGVEFGDIRPHAPGDPLRSVNWPVSARRGRLHVTERIMDRAADVVAVLDTTPQAPGPASESLHRTVRGATQVVQTALQRGDRAGVVVHGLRLRWLGADIGRRQFYRILDTVLDSDAGAAEGTLVPRVALPPRAVVIAFSTMLDTNFALSLLELRRRGHVVVAVDVLRGPPFEYELDAMTGRMWRLERRNMYRNMGVLGVPVVAWDDDSALDLALALADRARRPSGALR encoded by the coding sequence ATGACGGAGCACCGGCTGACGTGGCGTGCGTCGCCTGCAGCCCTCGCGCTGACGACCTGTGCGGCCGTGGCGCTGACGGCGGGTGTCGTGGGGCGGTGGTGGGAACTGATCGTGTTCGCCGCCCCGATGCTGGGAGCGCTCGGCACGGTGATGTGGTTGCCCCGCCCGGCCACCGGCGTCCGCGTCGAGGTGTCGGCACGCATGCTGCGGTGTTTCGAATCCGAGTCCGTGCACTTCTCGGTGGACGTGACGGCGTGCGATGGTGCGGCGCAACTCGCGGTGGCACCGACGCCGTCCGACGGCTACACGGTCGAGCAGGTCGGTGACGGCGACTATGTGGTGTCGGCCGACCGGTGGGGCCGGTACGAACCGGCGCTGACGGTCACAGCACGTGCAGGCGGCGGCCTGCTCACGGCGTCGCTGCCGGTTCCCGTCGCGGAACTGCGGGTGTTCCCGTTGGCGCCGCCGATGCCGACTCCGTTGCCCCACGCCACCCTTCCGGACCGGATCGGCGCGCATCGCACCCGCCGATTCGGTTCGGGCGTCGAGTTCGGGGACATCCGGCCGCACGCGCCGGGGGATCCGTTGCGCAGCGTCAACTGGCCGGTGAGTGCCCGGCGCGGCCGCCTCCATGTCACCGAACGGATCATGGACCGCGCCGCGGACGTCGTCGCCGTACTCGACACCACCCCGCAGGCACCGGGCCCGGCGTCGGAGAGCCTGCACCGGACCGTGCGCGGGGCCACGCAGGTGGTGCAGACGGCCCTGCAGCGCGGCGACCGGGCCGGGGTCGTCGTCCACGGGCTCCGGCTGCGATGGCTCGGCGCCGACATCGGACGCAGGCAGTTCTACCGGATCCTCGACACCGTCCTCGACTCCGACGCCGGCGCCGCCGAAGGCACACTCGTCCCGCGGGTCGCGTTGCCGCCGCGGGCCGTGGTCATCGCGTTCTCCACCATGCTGGACACCAACTTCGCGCTGTCGTTGCTGGAGTTGAGGCGTCGCGGTCACGTCGTCGTGGCCGTCGACGTGCTGCGCGGCCCGCCGTTCGAGTACGAACTCGATGCGATGACCGGCAGGATGTGGCGGCTCGAGCGGCGGAACATGTACCGGAACATGGGTGTGCTCGGTGTTCCGGTGGTGGCGTGGGACGACGATTCCGCACTGGATCTGGCGCTGGCTCTCGCCGATCGAGCCCGCCGGCCGTCGGGGGCACTCCGATGA
- the dmpG gene encoding 4-hydroxy-2-oxovalerate aldolase gives MRSSWDIRVTDTSLRDGSHHKRHQFTGEEVRAIVGALDHAGVPVIEVTHGDGLGGSSFNYGFSKVPEQELISIAVDTAKNAKIAFLMLPGLGIKDDIIVAQDNGASICRIATHCTEADVSIQHFGLARDRGLETVGFLMMAHSIAPEKLAKQARIMADAGCQCVYVVDSAGALVLEQVSDRVEALVQELGSDAQVGFHGHENLGLGVANSIAAVRAGAKQIDGSTRRFGAGAGNAPVEAFVGVCDKIGVKTGIDFFAIADAAEDVVRPAMPAECLLDRQALMMGYAGVYSSFLKHAERQAERYGVSSAELLVRAGKRKLVGGQEDQLIDIALELQRERL, from the coding sequence ATGCGCAGCAGCTGGGACATTCGAGTCACCGACACCTCCCTGCGGGACGGTTCGCACCACAAGCGGCACCAGTTCACCGGTGAGGAGGTCCGGGCCATCGTCGGAGCGCTCGACCACGCCGGGGTCCCGGTCATCGAGGTGACGCACGGCGACGGACTGGGTGGGTCCTCGTTCAACTACGGGTTCTCCAAGGTCCCTGAGCAGGAACTCATCTCGATCGCCGTCGACACGGCGAAGAACGCGAAGATCGCCTTCCTCATGCTGCCCGGGCTGGGCATCAAGGACGACATCATCGTCGCCCAGGACAACGGCGCCTCGATCTGCCGCATCGCGACGCACTGCACCGAGGCGGACGTGTCCATCCAGCACTTCGGGCTGGCCCGCGACCGCGGTCTCGAGACCGTCGGCTTCCTGATGATGGCGCATTCGATCGCACCGGAAAAGCTCGCCAAGCAGGCCCGCATCATGGCCGACGCGGGCTGCCAGTGCGTGTACGTCGTCGACTCCGCAGGCGCGCTCGTGCTCGAGCAGGTGTCGGACCGCGTCGAGGCGCTGGTGCAGGAGCTCGGCTCGGACGCCCAGGTGGGATTCCACGGTCACGAGAACCTCGGACTCGGTGTGGCCAACTCGATCGCCGCCGTGCGGGCAGGTGCCAAGCAGATCGACGGCAGCACAAGACGATTCGGTGCCGGTGCGGGTAACGCGCCGGTCGAGGCGTTCGTCGGCGTGTGCGACAAGATCGGAGTCAAGACGGGGATCGACTTCTTCGCGATCGCCGATGCCGCCGAGGACGTGGTGCGTCCGGCGATGCCCGCCGAATGCCTCCTCGACCGCCAGGCGCTGATGATGGGGTACGCCGGCGTCTACTCGAGCTTCCTCAAGCACGCCGAACGCCAGGCCGAACGGTACGGCGTCTCGTCCGCCGAACTCCTCGTCCGCGCCGGGAAGCGCAAGCTCGTCGGCGGCCAGGAAGACCAGCTCATCGACATCGCGCTCGAACTGCAACGCGAGCGCCTGTGA
- the kstD gene encoding 3-oxosteroid 1-dehydrogenase — MSKHEYDIVVVGSGAGGMTAALTAAHKGLSVVILEKAPHFGGSTARSGGGVWIPNNEALIAAGVEDTTDAARTYLHSIIGDVVPKDRIDAYIDRGPEMLSFVLKNSPLKLQWVPEYSDYYPEAPGGRLGGRSVEPTPFDGRKLGADLAKLEPDYVKAPSNFVITQADYRWLNLLMRNPRGPLRAARVGLRFLGAKLTGKRLLVRGQALVAGLQAGLKAAGVPILLDTPLTDLYVEDGVVKGVNATVDGQPQVFRARRGVVIASGGFEHNDEARKKYQRAPIGTEWTVGAKANTGDGIWAGEKLGAALDLMEDAWWGPSIPLTGGPWFALSERSLPGCIMINGSGKRFVNESAPYVEATHAMYGGTHGQGDGPGENVPCWLVLDQRYRDRYAFAGVTPRSPFPGRWLKAGVIVKAGTVAELAGKIGVPVDALTETVSRFNTFARNGKDEDFGRGESGYDHYYGDPRNKPNPSLGALEKAPFFAVKMVPGDLGTKGGLRTDRNARVLRADGSTIENLYAVGNASGPVMGHTYAGPGATIGPAMTFGYLAVLDILDKSSQADSPTSLTGDTTNAH, encoded by the coding sequence ATGAGCAAGCACGAATACGACATCGTGGTCGTCGGTAGCGGTGCCGGTGGAATGACCGCGGCCCTCACCGCGGCCCACAAGGGACTCAGCGTCGTCATCCTCGAAAAGGCGCCGCACTTCGGCGGCTCCACCGCGCGCTCCGGCGGTGGCGTGTGGATCCCGAACAACGAGGCGCTGATCGCCGCGGGAGTCGAGGACACCACGGACGCCGCGCGGACCTACCTGCACAGCATCATCGGCGACGTCGTCCCGAAGGACCGGATCGACGCCTACATCGACCGCGGCCCCGAGATGCTGTCGTTCGTGCTGAAGAACAGCCCACTGAAACTGCAGTGGGTGCCCGAATACTCCGACTACTACCCCGAGGCCCCCGGCGGACGGCTCGGCGGACGGTCCGTCGAGCCGACACCGTTCGACGGCAGGAAACTCGGCGCCGACCTCGCGAAGCTCGAACCCGACTACGTCAAGGCGCCGTCGAATTTCGTGATCACCCAGGCCGATTACCGCTGGCTGAATCTCCTGATGCGCAACCCACGCGGCCCGCTGCGCGCAGCCCGGGTCGGCCTCCGCTTCCTCGGCGCCAAGCTCACCGGGAAGCGCCTGCTCGTCCGCGGTCAGGCGCTCGTCGCGGGACTGCAGGCCGGACTGAAGGCCGCCGGCGTCCCGATCCTGCTCGACACCCCGCTCACCGACCTGTATGTGGAGGACGGCGTGGTCAAGGGCGTCAACGCCACGGTCGACGGACAGCCGCAGGTGTTCCGGGCACGCCGCGGCGTGGTGATCGCGTCGGGCGGTTTCGAGCACAACGACGAGGCCCGCAAGAAGTACCAGCGGGCACCGATCGGCACCGAGTGGACCGTCGGCGCGAAGGCCAACACCGGCGACGGCATCTGGGCGGGCGAAAAGCTCGGTGCCGCGCTCGATCTGATGGAAGACGCCTGGTGGGGACCGTCCATCCCGCTCACCGGCGGCCCGTGGTTCGCGCTGTCCGAGCGGAGCCTGCCGGGCTGCATCATGATCAACGGATCCGGCAAGCGCTTCGTCAACGAATCCGCACCGTACGTCGAAGCGACGCACGCGATGTACGGCGGCACGCACGGCCAGGGCGACGGACCGGGCGAGAACGTGCCCTGCTGGCTCGTCCTCGACCAGCGTTACCGCGACCGGTACGCGTTCGCCGGAGTCACCCCGCGGTCCCCGTTCCCCGGTCGCTGGCTGAAGGCCGGTGTCATCGTCAAGGCGGGCACCGTCGCCGAGCTGGCCGGGAAGATCGGCGTGCCGGTCGACGCGCTCACCGAAACGGTCTCGCGTTTCAACACTTTCGCCCGCAACGGCAAGGACGAGGACTTCGGCCGTGGTGAGAGCGGGTACGACCACTACTACGGGGATCCCCGCAACAAGCCCAACCCGAGCCTCGGGGCGCTGGAGAAGGCGCCGTTCTTCGCCGTCAAGATGGTCCCGGGCGACCTCGGCACCAAGGGCGGTCTCCGCACCGACCGCAACGCCCGCGTGCTGCGGGCTGACGGCAGCACCATCGAGAACCTCTATGCGGTGGGCAATGCCAGCGGCCCGGTGATGGGCCACACCTACGCCGGACCCGGCGCGACCATCGGCCCGGCGATGACGTTCGGCTATCTCGCGGTTCTCGATATCCTCGACAAGTCCTCGCAGGCCGATTCCCCGACGTCACTCACCGGAGACACCACCAATGCCCATTGA
- the hsaA gene encoding 3-hydroxy-9,10-secoandrosta-1,3,5(10)-triene-9,17-dione monooxygenase oxygenase subunit: MGDHDSHEVMQRLDALLPTLRERAQETEDLRRIPDDSMKALQETGFFRLLQPEQWGGYQADPVLFYSAVRKIASACGSTGWVSSIIGVHNWHLALFSQQAQEDVWGNDTDVRISSSYAPMGAGQVVDGGYTVNGAWAWSSGCDHASWAVLGGPVIKDGRPVDFVSFLIPREDYRIDDVWNVVGLRGTGSNTVVVEDVFVPTHRVLSFKAMSNLTAPGLERNTAPVYKMPWGTIHPTTISAPIVGMAYGAYDAHVEHQGKRVRAAFAGEKAKDDPFAKVRIAEASSDIDAAWRQLSGNVADEYALLVAGEEVPFELRLRARRDQVRATGRAISSIDKLFESSGATALANGTPLQRFWRDAHAGRVHAANDPERAYVMYGTGEFGLPITDTMV; the protein is encoded by the coding sequence GTGGGTGACCATGACAGTCACGAGGTGATGCAGCGGCTCGACGCACTACTGCCGACGCTGCGAGAGCGTGCGCAGGAGACCGAGGATCTACGTCGTATTCCCGACGATTCCATGAAGGCGCTCCAGGAGACCGGATTCTTCCGGTTGCTCCAGCCCGAACAGTGGGGTGGTTACCAGGCGGATCCGGTGCTGTTCTACTCCGCGGTGCGGAAGATCGCGAGCGCTTGCGGTTCCACCGGGTGGGTCTCGTCGATCATCGGTGTCCACAACTGGCACCTCGCCCTGTTCTCGCAACAGGCTCAGGAAGACGTGTGGGGCAACGACACCGACGTCCGCATCTCGTCCTCGTACGCGCCGATGGGCGCCGGGCAGGTCGTCGACGGCGGATACACGGTCAACGGCGCCTGGGCCTGGTCGTCCGGCTGTGATCACGCCAGCTGGGCGGTGCTCGGCGGACCCGTCATCAAGGACGGACGCCCCGTCGACTTCGTCAGCTTCCTGATCCCGCGCGAGGACTACCGAATCGACGACGTGTGGAATGTCGTGGGACTTCGCGGAACCGGCAGCAACACCGTGGTGGTCGAGGACGTGTTCGTTCCGACGCACCGCGTCCTCAGCTTCAAGGCGATGAGCAACCTCACCGCTCCCGGGCTCGAGCGCAACACCGCACCCGTCTACAAGATGCCCTGGGGAACAATTCATCCCACCACCATCTCCGCGCCGATCGTCGGGATGGCCTACGGCGCCTACGACGCGCACGTCGAACATCAGGGCAAGCGGGTCCGCGCCGCGTTCGCCGGTGAGAAAGCGAAGGACGACCCGTTCGCCAAGGTCCGCATCGCCGAGGCCTCGAGCGACATCGACGCCGCCTGGCGCCAGCTGTCCGGAAACGTCGCCGACGAATACGCACTGCTCGTCGCGGGTGAGGAAGTCCCATTCGAGCTGCGGCTGCGGGCACGCCGCGACCAGGTGCGCGCCACGGGCCGCGCCATTTCGTCCATCGACAAACTGTTCGAGAGCTCGGGTGCCACCGCGCTGGCCAACGGCACGCCGCTGCAGCGTTTCTGGCGGGACGCGCACGCCGGACGCGTCCACGCGGCCAACGATCCCGAGCGCGCCTACGTCATGTACGGCACAGGCGAATTCGGTCTGCCCATCACCGACACGATGGTCTAG